In Trichocoleus desertorum NBK24, the following are encoded in one genomic region:
- a CDS encoding RAMP superfamily CRISPR-associated protein has product MYHKAYGIIETLAPLHVGASAGEETGNLNLIFRDQFTQTGIIPGSSIRGRFRADMRQEEGNTEGWYGAEVKKGQPDSTSEGIVKFEYASLLWIPVYCPNQPVVRVSCPGLLRRYQKLAGFPEHEVKPYSFFSFNKEQQVSELFFNLGWLKLKQTDSKLRDYMPDCVSTAKEYLLVVVSNSDMAMIHDMALYRQSRVSLESETKVAKRGAYFNVEALPEGTILAFPIALRKMFQNQPVEMKEFLETAKLNQERELYFGGLESIGFGRTLVTVKPQVQVTK; this is encoded by the coding sequence ATGTATCACAAAGCCTACGGCATCATCGAAACCTTAGCTCCACTTCATGTCGGAGCAAGCGCTGGAGAGGAAACCGGAAACCTCAATCTCATCTTCCGGGACCAATTTACTCAAACAGGCATCATCCCTGGTAGTTCTATTCGCGGTCGCTTTCGAGCTGATATGCGCCAGGAAGAGGGTAATACTGAGGGCTGGTATGGTGCAGAGGTTAAGAAAGGACAACCCGACAGTACCAGTGAAGGTATTGTTAAATTTGAGTATGCCTCATTACTTTGGATTCCAGTTTATTGTCCAAATCAGCCGGTCGTTCGTGTCTCCTGTCCTGGCCTGCTCAGACGCTATCAAAAACTGGCGGGTTTTCCAGAGCACGAGGTTAAGCCTTATAGCTTTTTTAGTTTTAATAAGGAACAGCAAGTCTCGGAGCTATTTTTTAATTTAGGGTGGCTGAAGTTGAAGCAAACGGATAGCAAGCTAAGAGACTATATGCCAGATTGTGTTTCTACTGCGAAGGAATACTTACTGGTGGTGGTTAGTAATAGTGATATGGCGATGATTCATGACATGGCGCTATATCGTCAAAGCCGTGTTTCTCTAGAGTCAGAGACTAAGGTAGCTAAGCGAGGTGCTTATTTTAATGTTGAAGCACTACCGGAAGGAACGATTCTGGCATTCCCCATTGCACTACGCAAGATGTTTCAAAATCAACCCGTTGAGATGAAAGAGTTTCTAGAAACTGCAAAGCTAAATCAGGAGCGTGAACTATATTTTGGCGGGCTAGAATCAATTGGTTTTGGACGCACCTTAGTAACCGTTAAGCCTCAAGTTCAGGTAACAAAATAG
- a CDS encoding type III-B CRISPR module-associated Cmr3 family protein — protein MFRHLVAIEALGLLYGSAGRFLSTENLVGRSGTRFPPSAATVSGLFAAYYGETWMKRDDFYIAGPFWSWNEQPQNFYIPTPRTYLVKNSKIQHRLSWQSHSKAQKFCWLNNSGESPIDKFESDTWLPIDQWNHPQTVEKSPWKFLPHLHPRLREDERRVDTDSDRGSLFLENGVQLHPDACLVYLASHKLPSTWYRFGGEGHLVDVTCHSLAEQTQKLLKQPVGKQFALITPAVWGSNRLSYREPKLLRKGEPNRHQLEAVDSDLEQSAEWDVETLLTERPIPFRYRLGDRKDDQGKNIHQPNQPKLLSRGRYAVPAGSVYLLKQPLETSWEGWDLSWFPQEGVSFKRWGCGLALPLPNAVAEPTAETQGAIAS, from the coding sequence ATGTTCAGACACTTAGTTGCCATTGAAGCATTGGGTTTGCTCTACGGTAGTGCCGGACGGTTTTTATCAACAGAAAACTTAGTTGGCAGGTCGGGGACCCGATTCCCACCTAGCGCAGCCACTGTCTCAGGCTTATTTGCAGCTTACTACGGCGAAACCTGGATGAAGCGTGATGATTTTTACATTGCTGGACCTTTTTGGTCATGGAATGAGCAGCCCCAAAACTTCTATATACCGACACCCCGTACCTACCTGGTTAAAAACAGCAAGATTCAACACCGATTGAGTTGGCAAAGTCACTCGAAAGCCCAGAAGTTCTGTTGGCTGAATAACAGCGGTGAATCTCCCATCGATAAATTTGAAAGTGATACCTGGCTACCTATTGATCAATGGAATCATCCACAAACTGTTGAAAAAAGTCCTTGGAAATTTCTACCTCATTTACACCCACGACTTAGAGAAGATGAACGGCGAGTAGATACGGACAGCGATCGCGGTAGTCTGTTCCTAGAAAATGGAGTCCAGCTTCATCCTGACGCTTGCCTGGTCTATCTTGCCAGCCATAAGCTTCCAAGTACTTGGTATCGGTTTGGAGGTGAAGGACATTTAGTTGATGTGACTTGTCATTCCCTTGCAGAACAAACTCAAAAGTTGCTCAAGCAACCTGTTGGTAAACAATTTGCTCTGATCACACCCGCAGTTTGGGGTTCAAATCGCCTCTCCTATCGTGAGCCAAAGCTGCTCCGTAAAGGTGAGCCCAACCGTCACCAACTTGAAGCTGTTGATAGCGACCTTGAGCAATCAGCAGAGTGGGATGTAGAAACCCTTTTAACCGAACGTCCTATTCCATTTCGCTATCGATTAGGCGATCGCAAGGATGACCAAGGCAAAAATATTCATCAACCCAATCAGCCAAAACTCCTATCTCGCGGACGCTATGCCGTGCCTGCTGGAAGTGTATATCTGCTTAAACAGCCCTTGGAAACATCCTGGGAAGGTTGGGATCTAAGCTGGTTTCCTCAAGAAGGCGTGTCCTTCAAACGCTGGGGATGCGGATTAGCACTACCCCTACCTAATGCAGTGGCTGAACCTACTGCCGAAACCCAAGGCGCGATCGCTTCCTAA
- a CDS encoding type III-B CRISPR-associated protein Cas10/Cmr2: MTDTTNTVYTAITFAPVQGFIEKSRKLRDLFGSSFILSYLAQALCAVADDPANVNYQLISPALINVTQGTPNQILIAGLFPEQEAKEILNHAWLKLTQHCRIWIEEQLPEPYFHYCWKRDWSLWTNHAWEFFWATGRSITEARENLNEVKRSRDWTGINWTGESSTLSGADAVAFPGMSRKVTPKQRSQRQEDQEIQEFYQRLSQAIGEALLKDIKAQKNIPDNQATAFYQQVLVQQIGEARLDQEETHIESAQDREELYQRLLGQTLGEAILTQREQVSIPELIKRLVTLKAIAQPLNIKFPDSFKSISQGEEDGPNRSVQPGDKPWKGWFCGDGDKAGDYLKQLGTKPDELDQIHHFSKNMRLWGKRLEQTLRNGRIIYAGGDDFLGVFNRVQSKLKAQECLDWFYNFQVDVWDRAIGPQQGLIVEKKPITASVGFVWAAPNVPQREVLQHCREAEKSAKQKGRDRLALRVLFNSGNHLEWTCPWRFLPILQDYCDRTPHNGKDTWAHIYNDVAILESRHAFQGRDATGKVVDDGLEVALALFNVYFDKQNSPQKSLSYWQATNKDEFYNLMAAGLQACNQPDGWKQFFRWDGLWNSEEIIDPTEPTKKRLKGGILGDRTFYTQDERLDGVLDISKAKQAFTSWIINLAKVGFHLCSDT, encoded by the coding sequence ATGACAGATACTACCAACACGGTTTACACGGCTATCACCTTCGCCCCAGTACAGGGCTTCATCGAAAAATCGCGCAAGCTCCGAGATTTATTTGGAAGTTCATTTATCCTGTCCTATTTAGCTCAAGCCCTTTGCGCTGTCGCTGATGATCCCGCTAACGTAAACTACCAACTGATTTCTCCTGCCTTAATCAATGTCACTCAAGGCACTCCTAACCAAATCCTAATTGCAGGTCTTTTTCCTGAGCAAGAAGCTAAGGAGATTTTGAATCATGCCTGGTTAAAGCTAACCCAACACTGCCGCATCTGGATCGAAGAACAGTTACCAGAACCGTATTTCCATTACTGTTGGAAGCGTGACTGGTCTCTATGGACGAACCATGCCTGGGAGTTCTTTTGGGCAACTGGCCGGAGTATTACAGAAGCCAGAGAAAACCTTAATGAGGTGAAGCGATCGCGTGATTGGACTGGAATCAATTGGACAGGTGAAAGCTCAACTCTCTCTGGCGCTGATGCTGTTGCTTTTCCGGGAATGAGTCGCAAAGTAACTCCCAAACAGCGATCCCAGCGTCAAGAGGATCAAGAAATTCAAGAGTTTTACCAACGATTGAGTCAAGCGATCGGAGAAGCACTACTTAAAGACATTAAAGCTCAAAAAAATATTCCTGATAATCAAGCCACGGCATTCTACCAACAAGTTCTAGTCCAGCAAATCGGAGAAGCCCGCCTTGATCAGGAAGAGACGCATATTGAATCAGCTCAAGACCGGGAAGAACTGTACCAAAGGCTTTTGGGCCAAACACTGGGTGAGGCCATTCTTACCCAGCGAGAACAAGTCAGTATCCCGGAACTGATCAAGCGTTTAGTGACCTTAAAAGCGATTGCCCAACCTCTAAACATTAAATTTCCAGACAGCTTCAAAAGCATCAGTCAAGGAGAAGAAGATGGCCCCAATCGATCTGTACAACCCGGTGACAAACCTTGGAAAGGCTGGTTTTGTGGAGATGGTGACAAAGCAGGCGATTACCTGAAGCAACTAGGAACTAAACCTGATGAACTTGATCAAATTCATCATTTCAGCAAGAACATGCGGCTTTGGGGAAAACGGCTAGAGCAAACCCTACGAAACGGTCGCATTATTTACGCCGGAGGCGACGATTTTCTAGGCGTTTTCAATCGCGTTCAATCTAAGCTCAAAGCTCAAGAGTGCCTCGATTGGTTCTATAACTTTCAAGTTGATGTATGGGATAGAGCTATAGGCCCTCAGCAAGGGCTAATTGTAGAGAAGAAACCAATTACTGCGAGTGTGGGATTTGTTTGGGCTGCACCTAACGTTCCCCAGAGGGAAGTCCTGCAACATTGCCGAGAGGCAGAGAAATCTGCTAAGCAGAAAGGGCGCGATCGCCTTGCACTTCGAGTTTTATTTAATAGTGGCAATCACTTGGAGTGGACGTGCCCTTGGCGATTTCTCCCTATCTTACAAGACTATTGCGATCGCACTCCTCACAATGGCAAAGATACCTGGGCACATATTTACAATGACGTTGCCATTTTAGAGTCTCGTCATGCCTTTCAGGGCAGGGATGCAACAGGAAAAGTGGTTGATGACGGACTGGAAGTTGCACTCGCACTCTTCAATGTCTACTTCGACAAACAGAACTCTCCTCAAAAATCACTAAGCTATTGGCAAGCCACAAATAAAGATGAGTTCTATAACTTGATGGCAGCGGGTTTGCAAGCTTGTAATCAACCCGATGGATGGAAGCAGTTTTTTAGATGGGATGGTTTGTGGAACAGCGAGGAGATCATTGACCCAACCGAACCAACCAAGAAACGCTTAAAGGGAGGAATACTAGGCGATCGCACCTTCTATACCCAGGATGAACGACTAGATGGTGTACTGGACATTTCTAAAGCAAAGCAAGCATTTACATCTTGGATTATCAACCTGGCGAAAGTAGGATTCCACCTATGTTCAGACACTTAG